The following is a genomic window from Podarcis raffonei isolate rPodRaf1 chromosome 5, rPodRaf1.pri, whole genome shotgun sequence.
atcttctgattcgctggagaagctcatggaatctctcgggccactgtcatactcccctacgctgccctcagattcttccccttcgctctcccaatcctctctccccagtgctcctgctcctgattccctgacagtatGCTTCAACTCCAAGCCAAGTCCTGTGAAGGGCGAGAAGAGAGGATGGCCGACGTGAGAATGTTCTCATTGTCTGGCTAGTGGCTGTGCAAAAGGAATGAGAAGGAAACTCACTCGCTACCTCTTTACACAATGCCTGTGCCAATGATCTGCATGCACAGGaattttggaagctgccttagaccaagtcAGACCCTTGATCTAGCAAGCCCAGTaatgtcaacactggctggcagcagccaggATTTCAAGTGGAGGTGTCTCCCAGCCCcagctggagatgctgccagtggGGATTGCGAAACAGCTGCTCTGCCCAGGGAGCTAGAGCTTTTCATATCTCAGAAGCTGGGAATAAATAGGGAAGGTGTTTTGAAATTCTGGAAATAATCTGTTTGTTTGTGCCCCACCCACTCCCCCCCGAAATGTGTTCAGCAAGGGGCACAACAAAGAGACGAAGAGGGCTAATTCTGACTTAGCCTTGTTAATTGTGTGGCTTATATGCTCCCAACTCCAAGAGAGAGTTTTCCACCAAAGTGTCTTAATTTATGGTGGTTGGAGGGGAAATCTGAAGAGGCTTCTTCTTTAGGCAAAGCTActccaaagagaggtgccagTATGCCTCTCCCTGCATCTTTAATGCCCAGGCCAAGGAAGATCCCTGTGTTACTCTGAAGCTTGCACTGTTTTTAGCACAAGTGTGAGGGAGGAAGAGCCAAGGGCAGCACAGTGGGCTGGCAAGCAATAAGGAAAGGTTTATAAATCAGGGAACTGGGGTCTCCCATCAGCCCACGAGGCATTgcgtcccacccccaccccccaccccccacccatttGGCCAGGCAGCATATTCCAGAGCAAAAAGTTTGTGCTAAAGCGGTCCCTGTGTTTGTAGTTCACAGGGAAATGGTACAGCATCGCCCTGGGCTCCAACGCCCGCTGGTTCAAGGACAAGAAGCAGGTGATGAAGATGTGTACCACGGTGGTCGTGACCACGGAGGACGGGGACCTGGATGTCACCTCCACTTACCCCAAGTAAGGAGGCACAGGTGGGCTGCCAAGCCTTGGCCTGGCGTGCCCTGACAGATGGAATTAATATTGTGGGATGTTGCACAGGCCTCTGGTCACAATGGCATCAAAAATCAGGGATGAGCGAGATTAATGGAGGGGTGGGTCTTTTGTCAGCACAGAAGGCTAGGagagaacctccatgttcagaagaagaagggtttggatttgatatcccgctttatcactacccaaaggagtctcaaagcggctaacattctcctttccctttctcccccacaataaacactctgttaggtgagtggggctgagagacttcagagaagtgtgactagcccaaggtcacccagcagctgcatgtggaggagcggggaagcgaacccggttcaccagattacgagtccaccgctcttaaccactacaccacactggtgcacAGGAACACTGATGCCCAGATATGATGGGAGACTGCAGCTGCCTTGCTTGGAAGCGCTCCATGCTGAACTGATCCTGGAGTCAGGATGCTGGGCAAAATCCACCCAGCCCAGTTTCCTGCTTCCAAATATGGACAGTCAGGTGACCTGGGGAAGTCCCCAAGCAGGGCATGAGGCAATGACCCTTGCTTGTTGCATGCTCCCAGCAACTGACCTCTAGGGGTACACTGCTTTTGGACATGGAGGTTCCATAGTGCTTTCAACACTGATCACTGTTGGCAGCAATGGACCCTTCTTCTTGCATCCATAGaaccctttaaaaagaaaaaccatccAACCCCATGGCCACAAACCTTGTGactgggagttccacaggttaatgaTGCACTGCTTGAAGCTGCTATTATTGTTTGAGACAGCCCACAGAGATTCTGCAATAGACAGGTGTTGGGCAGATGTGGGCAGAAACAAGCTGGCATCTTCCAGGAGGCTGATTTGCAGTTGATCCGTGGAGAGTTCTCACTCCCAATATTTCAACAATagcaggaaaataaaataaatcctctGCCACGGCTGGCCTTGCACTGGCCTCtcatctctcagcctctgtgttcCCCACCTGTAAAATGGGGATATTCATGGGTTGCCTTTCACCAGGGCTGTATGCAGCTCTGTGGGTCTGTGTTCGAATCCTTCATCTATAGGAACCCAGCTGTAGatttacagtaaaggtaaaggtaaaggtaaagggaccccctgaccgttaggtccagtcacggacaactctggggttgtggtgctcatctcgctttactggctgagggagctggcgtactggctgagggagctggtcatgtggccagcatgactaagtcgcttctggtgaaccagagcagcacatggaaatgtcgtttaccttcccgctggagcagtacctatttacctacttgcattttgacgtgcttttgaattgctaggttggcaggagaaacaggagctcaccctgttgtggggatttgaacctctgaccttctgatcggcaagccctaggctctgtggtttaacccacagtgccacctgcatccctagatTTACAGTATGTACTTGTTTATAAATGTGACCCAAGAGCATTGCATAAGCGAGactctgccaacctggtgccctccagaggatTTGAGCTGAACATTTGGAAGaattttctgatagtaagagctgttcgacagtggaacggtttCCCTTGGGAggagatggactctccttccttggaggtttttaagcagaggttggatggccatctgtcagggatgctttagctgagattcctcaaACTCAAAACCCTGAAGGTTGTTCCCATAAGCCAGGAGGCTTCCTGAGTTGGCTGCCTGTGCTTCTCCTTCTTTCATCACTGTCCTGCTCTCTCTCTGCTCTAGGCTCAACGAGTGCGAGACGAGGAAAAGCCTTTTTGTCCGGACTGAGCAGCCTGGCCGATTCGTATACACCAGCCCACGTAAGTGAGAGCCACGTCATCTCCCGTCTGCCTGGGCAGCAGCCAGGCAATCCTCAGTCTGGGATGGGTTGGGAAAGAGACTGGCACCTTTCTGACTCAATCCCTCCTGGTTGTTTCCAAGCAGGGCAAGGAAGAGCCATCCCTTGCCAGACGGAGAGGGAAACTGGTTCTAGCAGCTGGGGGTTGGGTGGGTGCTAGCACCAtttatatcatagaattgtagagttggaagggaccccgagattcatcttgtccaaccccctgtaatccAGGAATCATTTGCGTGGTGTGGCAGtgatggggtgtgggtgtgtgactgTGTCTCCTTGCTGGCTCCAGTTCAATTCTTCTCTTGCCTCCTTCGATGCCAGGCTCTGGAAACCGCCATGACGTCCGCGTGGTGGAGACCAACTACGACGAGTACGCCTTGCTGTATGCCAAGGAGCAAAACATGAAGAAGTTGACAATGGTAACACTGTATGGTACGTCTGTTCCTCTCACTGCTCTGCCACCAGggggcagccttcctcccttctgctcccccatccccacccttCTGGCTTGCGCTGTTCCCCTTGGGGACAGAGGACTGGGGAGCCTGGGTTTTATTGCACCAGATAGATTGGGTGGCAGGAGagctggagagttggaagggaccgtgaggaccatctagtgcagcccctgcagggcaggaatccttttgcccaacatgggactcgaacccacaccctgagatgaagagtctcgtgctctaccaactctCCTTGCTCAACAGCACTTTGTGTTTCTGGTGGCAGGTAGAAGCAAGGAGCTGAGTCCCGAACTGCGGGAGAAGTTCACCCAGCTGGCCTTGGCAGAGGGACTTGGTAATGAGGACATCCTCTTCTTGCCCAGCACTGGTAAGTGGGAGAACTGGGAGCGAGAGCAGgacaggcctctggtttcttcctcTAGGGATTGCCATGTTGGGTTTATCATGGGTTCACCTGCCTCCTGCTTGCTAGGACAGAGGGCAGCAATTCATAAACAGTTTTCAGGCCCCTTCCCCTTGGTACCATAAAAACCCATCCCAGTGCCCCCGCCCTATCCTAAGAAAAGGCATTATTTGGAATAGTGCTTTGTACAACACactatttttcattttcatttatctattagatttatataccggcATTCATCACAAGACctctgggtggttcacaagataaaaatacaaagtaaaagcacaagtaaataattaaaatgctAACAACAGAacaacaacccccaccccacaaacacatttaaacgTAAATAGAgcgttaatcagcccaaggccttgtTGAAGAGGAGCTTTTTCacttggcgcctaaaggtgtataatgaagactccaggtgagcctccctagggagaatattccacaaatggggagccactgcagaaaaggtcccgttctcgtgttgccacctctcatggaggaggtacACTAAGCAAGATAGTAGGGCCATGACATTTAGAGCAGTAGCAATTGATTGTGCAttgattcaaaatccaattaagactatttagtttaattaatgcaATGAAAATGATGTTTGATCCAGCGATAGCACGTGTTTCAAAGCTCAAAGGTCATTTATACCTCCAGCAGCCCCTGGTGCCCCCTAGAATCTTGGCACCCCACCTTAGGTAATCACTCACCAGAAGTTTGCACTGCCCACTTGAGCAGCCACTAGGCTAGGATGTAGGTAAAGTCTAGTCCATTGCAGCACTTAGTTTTGCCTCACCAATGGCACACGGCCCCAGAGAAGTTTTCTTGAGGGCAGTGTGGCTCCCCATCCTTGGTTTAAAGGGGTCctgtcagatggcaatggtggttgctcgtgagtaaccagtcaggactccaacctgtcttttacaggttttattttggtacaaaactatttacagtgcagaaccacaagttcatgtctgcctcagtcaccagcagaatccgggagtggtcgtttctgggtcctcccccaacataatggcttagtcacccccagccttttccttccttctttggttTTACACCTCTGTGCTTGGTGGGCGACGGAAGAGgcatgcttccctcctggccagctTGACCGGGAGCGGGTTCTGAGGCTCCtggcagcatcctctggtcccttcccctcttccccactggaggtgtggctttccccaccacaggaagaggaactgcttcacaagattttcggaggttccctgtaacccagcTGCCCCTCagcttcccttccctgttccgatggcagttccctgacaggtctaGTCCCTGCCTGGTCTGTCTGTGATTCGAATTCTGAAACCCaaaatattcatagaatcatagaatcatagaatcatagaatcggaagagaccacaagggccatcgagtccaaccccctgccaagcaggaaacaccatcagagcactcctgacatatggttgtcaagcctctgcttaaagacctccaaagaaggagactccaccacactccttggcagcaaattccactgtcgaacagctcttactgtcaggaagttcttcttaatgtttaggtggaatcgtctttcttgtagtttggatccattgctccatgtccgcttctctggagcagcagaaaacaacctttctccctcctctatgtgacatccttttatatatttgaacatggctatcatatcaccccttaacctcctcttctccaggctaaacatgctcagctcccttagccgttcctcataaggcatcgtttgcaggcctttgaccattttggttgccctcctctggacacgttctagTTTGTCAGTGGACATTCCTTCACTCTTAAGCTCTGGCTGCCAAAACATAGAATCTCAGCAGtttgttttctttcccttcccaTTGATTTAATACATTGATCACATgcctttttaagaaaaagatCTCCATGATGTGTACAAATACGGAACTCAGAAAAATCTCCCCCAAAATACGAAACGCCATTTGAACACAGCTTTTTAGAAACATCAGAAATGTGCAGCAGTCTTAGAGCTGGCACAAAATCAACAAATGATGGGGCTCCATGCCAACCTATGCTGCAACAAATCAAAGTGCACAACCGATTTTTTTGGAAAGCCCCAATTTAAATTGGACTCTTGAAAATGACAAAGAGGAGATGAATCAGATAAGAACATCTGAAAATACCAGTCAGGTGGAGCTTGCCTGATTTCACAGGGAATTGAGTTCCGCAGATCCATGTGGGGACAGACCACCTGCATCCTCACCAGGACTGGttcccaaagcagctcacagtTAAAACCCATCACCATTGTCATGCTATAGCCCATGTATATCATAAAAAGCATATTATATCCTTTCTTTTCAGCTGATGTATGGTCAGGATCCACAACACATTGACAATTGATCTGCCTGCTGGTCCTGTTTCTAGATTTTTAGTGGGGGGTAtatgaagaaagaggaggagaaaaactgAGTAGAGAGGTGAAACAGGCATAAACAAGTTTCTTGCTGGAATTAAAAATTAAGGATATCTGGCCTTATGTGTCATGCATACCATATTCCCAGTCTGAGCaacagaggggagtttgcatCTAGACATAGATTAATGGTTAATAAGCCACGTTTGGTCTCTTGCAGCCGGACACTCTGAATTGCACTGTGGGGCTGGGGGTGTGTTTAGCAAGTAGGGAATATGGGCTTGcctagtggtgtgtgtgtggccaaggttggactagaagacctctGGGTGCCCTTGTTCCAGAGCTGTGATTTGGTGGCCACACAGGACTTTGCCTTGGGTAGCAAAGCAACCCTTTGCTCACCAGCatgcagcacacacacccctgccaccTTCGAATACCTTTAGACCACTCCCTGATCCCTCTCCTTGCCTTCTCTCCGGACAGATCTTTGCATGACGGACGATGTGTAGGTGAGTTGCCTTTTACTCTGTGGCTCGTGGGAGAGGCAGGCGGTGGGCAGTGTTACATTTCTAGAAATCAAAAGGTTGGGCGCATACCGAGGCCTTTCCTCATAAACCCTGACAGCGCATGTGTGTCAATTGCTGGGGAAGGAGTGCACAGGGCTCTCCAAAGCATGGTTTGTCAGACATGATATGTATTAACCTTTGTGTTATGTGTGAGCCAGGCCACTGTCTTGAGCAACAAGTGCTGAGGGCTGcttgcttaagaacataagaaaagcctgatggatcagatcaatggcccatctagtccagcatcctgttctcacagtggccggtCGGATGCATATTGTAGGAAACCCGCAagtaggatttgagcacaagagcacaagagccctctccccttctgggtttccagccactgctattcagaagcatagcgGCCTCTGACCGCAGAGGTGGATTATAGCCATCATGTCTGGTAGCCAGCGATAGTtctctcctccatgagtttgtctggTCCACTTCTAAATCTCTCAacattggtggccatcattgcctccatggtttaactctgtgcttgcttagatgagagagagagagagagagagagagagagagagagagagagagagagagagagagaagaggcatGGAGGAGATTTCAAGGGATCTTGGTTTCCCCAGGCATGATCTACCCAAGTCCCAAACTCTGAGAGGCAAACAGGAGCAAGAGAGGCCTTCATTGTTTGGGAGCATCTGTGGGGCTGCAGGTTGGCTTCTGGAAGGCCCACAGAAGGTTGGCCTGATGATCAGCCATGGCAGTTCTTCAGGACGCAATGACTGCCCTGCTGCTgattcaggccaagggcccattcTCCTGTTTTCTCATGAGCTGGGCATGGATGTGATAGTTGCACTCAGCTGCTCATCCTCAGCAGGGGCTGCTCAGAAGGAGACTGTTTCTGTACATGGATGCTCTCTTGATAGACCTCTGAATCTGTCTTGTCCCCTTTTAAAGCTAATAGAGCCacatctggtggcagggagtTCTGCGGTCATGGTGTGTCAGCAAATACAGTTGTGTGTAGTTTGCACCCAGCGGAGGGCTGAGCTTGCTAGGACATCACCAAGGGGAATTGAGACTTCTGAATCTGTTGGTTGGTGGTTGGGATTATATCCAGAATGCAGAAAtatgtggcacacacacacaccctttcctttTCAAGCTCCTAGGTTGAAAATCCAGGTTTTGCTTCGAGCAAGGAAGCCCCATTTTCTGACCCGTCTGCCAATCCTTGACTTCTCCAGCACTGACGTAGCACCTGTTCCCTGTTCAGCCATGAGCATCTTTTCCCTCTAACCCACCCCTGTAAAAGCTGATccttgattaaaaataaaaaatgtcacaCAAAATGGTAGTGTTGATGTTTTGGTTTTGTCATTGGGGGAATCTCCAGGAACATACTCCCTTAATCCTCAGCCCACAGGTACATTATTATTTGTTACTACTATTATAATGTCATAATATGGTAATATTTCTTCCTACAAAAAGTATCAGTTCCTGCCATCAGGAAATGCTGCATTTCTTCCCAGAGTTGCCTTTAttgataccccccccccagatttttaaattattaatattattattactcaaaGGCGCTTGAAGTGTCTATCAAATGCATTAGGAAGGCTGTCTTAATCCTTCAACCTGTTTATCCATGTAGCCCACtgctgcctacactggctggcagcagcattcTAGGGTTGTCTCAAGCAAAAAGAGCTTGGCACTCCCCCAGGTCTCTGGTCCTTTTAGCAGGGGGAGTGTCAAgctcttctgcatgcacagctagAAGGTATTGGTGACTGTCTGGCACAGAtgctagaataatagaattgtagagttggaagtttgaccaaactgcaggaggcagtggaagacaggagtgcctggcgtgctctggtccatggggtcacaaagagtcggacacgactaaatgactaaacaacaacaagagttggaaggaacacccagggtcatctagttcaacccccagcaatgcagaaatctcaactaaagagttgtttgacagtggaactgtctcagttgggaggttatggactctccttccttggaggtttttaagcagaggttggggttgggtggccatcagtcatggatactttagttgtgattcctgcattgcagggcattgaacCAGACGACTCTTGGAGTcgttccaacactacaattctttgGTTCTATTAGCAGTATGGGGGGTGTTGAATGGGGGTGGCCGAATCAGGAGAGAAAAGGAAGTGTGGAAAAAGTGCGTGTAGGGAAGAGTTGAGAAAACTGACAAGGAGGGTGGAGGGAAAAAGGGAGTAAGAGTAAGAATGGGGAtgcagtgtggtgtggtgtagtggttaagagtgttagactcgtaatctggtgaaccaggttcgcgtctccgctcctccacatgcagctgctgggtgaccttgggccagtcacacttctctgaagtttctcagacccactcacctcacagagtgtttttttgtgggggaggaagggaaaggagaatgttagccgctttgggactccttagggtagtgataaagcgggatatcaaatccaaactcttcttcttcttcaaagtgaGTTGCAAAAAGGAGGGTGTAGGAGGCTTGGGGATAGGGTTGAAGATGAAAGCAGGGGCCTGAAAGGGCCTGAAAAACAGGAGATGGAATGAAGCTGAAAAtgggtgcaaagcagagctgCAGAAAGAAGAGATCAGTAGCTCCGGAAATGAGACCTTCCTTCCAACTCACAGGCAAACTggcccccagtggcgtagcgtggggggtgccaggggtgccggccgcaccgggcgcaacatctggggggggcgcgagtccagagggcccagccgcatcatgccctcggcccgcccctattgtcagagcggccggccagcctccgcctgctcctaccttgcccacccgaggactgcggcagcgcccgcccctgtggccacctaccccgccccgcctcgcccattggctcacctccctcggccccgcctctctccgatggccgcggggggtgtcctgctcggcgccggcgccttttttcaggaggtagggaggctggacggggaggtggggtcggaagcgggcagagaaggaggggagctcgtagccaaaagggctgcgccggccggcaaagggccggggaaagtttggagaggagaaacgcaccgtcatgatttcccggtggaagcggcaggattagggatggcgaagcgtaattacgcacgaatttcgctgggtgagagcttcggggatcgatcggcagaaatgggaatcaattgagaaagagagagagagggaccatcattcataggcatagatctgtagggttagggggcgcaaatccacgggttagggggcgcaaattacttgccttgccccgggtgctgacaacccacgctacgccactgctggccccaagttgttaagggctttatattctaacagtaacaccttgaacctaGCCTAGTAGCAGATTGACAACCAGTGCAGATTCCTGAGCACTGGTGTTCTATGCTGAGAAGGCCTCACTCTTattagcaattgtgctgcagcactgTTCACTAACTGCTGCTCCCGGTtcaagtgcattgcagtaatgcaGTCTTGAAGTTACCAGTGCATGAACTGCCGTGGCCAACCTTTCCCAGTACGAACTTTTTCCTGGCTATATTcaatcatttcagtgggtctaaatGTGTAAATGCCACCCACGGTCTCCCATTATTTCAATATTGTTGCTTCCCCGCCCCCCTTCCAAATAGGATGCTCAGCTCCTTTCCTGAGCAAGGTTCCCATGCCTTTCAGTTCATTAAAGCATAGCGGTGACAAccctaaggttgcaggttcgatccctgaatgggacagctgcatattcctgcattgcagggggttggattaattcaggggtcagcaaactttttcagcagggggctggtccactgtccctcagaccttgtggggggctggattattattatttatttattttttgtattttaatattctgttagaagccacccagagtagctggggaaacccagccagatgggtgggatagttagatagataatttattacagtcaaaaaccagctcacataacataacatGATAAAACAGCATTTATAAAGATAAAATATGCAatcagagcagattgcagcaatagctcatgagttaaaattgatatacatatatatatatatccagcaagtttggaaaactcagcagtggccagaagattggagaagatcagtctacatcccagtcccaaagaagggcagtgccaaagagtgctccaactaccgcacaattgcactcatttcacacgctagcaaggttatgcttaaaattctacaaggaaggctcaagcagtatgtggaccgagaactcccagaagtgcaagctggatttagaagaggcagaggaaccagagaccaaattgcaaacatgcgctggattatggagaaagctagagagttccagaaagacacgactaaacgactaaacaacaacaacaaacacgtacaactgagatttcggctaccataaaaattgaccctgaggcgacttcagcatttccctagtgagctattttattctagaggatgatctgtgcctataaatctgggcgcagaatctggctaccagccaggtcgtcttgtgatctttgcctaagaggagagaattaagtttagacttgtctgaacGATTGGCgggcctcttcagcaaaggatcaatggtgtctctacgaatctcaacataaaaaggacatctaaaaaatattttttgggggcttcctatttcccctaatggggtgggcggggtataaataataaattattattattaaattattataaaaatgaacgaattcctatgccccacacataacccagagctgcattttaaataaaagggcacattctacttatgcaaaaacacgctgattccctgactatcagcaggccagatttagaaggcgattgggctgcatccggcccccgggccttagtttgcctacccatggactaggtggtcctcagggtccctttacaattctatgaatctatgaatcAACCTCTACCACTTTTCTTGCTCTGGGCACACATCAACTGGGAGGCAGTTGAGGTCCTTCaggttttgctgtttgttttaagaAGCCAGTAATTTGAAGGGGGCGTATTGTGtacattttctcttaaggcagctTGGCTCAGCTGGAAGGCCTTTGCACAAGGGGATTTAGGAAAGCTTCAGGAGGATTTAGATAAAGGCAGGATTAGTTTGCAGgccacttcctctctctcttgatTGCGGCTGGCTGGGAGTGTCTGCCCACTGGCAAGAAAGCAATGGCTCTTGGCACAGGTTTCAAGCCAGCTCCATCTGTCAACCAAATGACACATCTAGAAGACACCACATTGGTTTCCCCTGGACTAAAGCATAAACAGCTAAGGCTGGGTCTGATTCCCACCCCCAGTATAGGGCAGTAAATATGGAGGAAGGCACTTGTGGGCATTGAGGTCACCAGCATATCCCTGGATAAAGCTAGACCCCTTTGTGAGTCTGTTGCTCTAGGGCCGGGGAGTGCATTCCTGTCTAAAATAGGTTCCTGTCTAAAATAGGTTCCACCTAGATCACTATTATTATCAACCAAAAACTATTACCACCTAGTTTGGATCGATCTTTAGTTTGTTCACCACAAGTTTAGTGAacccaagcttaacatgagtctagGTGGGGAAACTAATTGCCCAACTGAAAAATAACAAAGCTCCGGGCATAGACCACATTCCAGCAGAGCTCATGAAGAACAATATCAGTTGGTGGGCTCCTATAATGGCGTCAATATTTACATACATCGATTCAACAGGCATAATTCCTGGTTGCTGGACAGAGGCAGTAATCATCCCAATCTATAAAAAGGGTCCTATGGCAGATCCAGCGAGCTATAGACCCATTAGCCTCCTTACTATCCCCAGCAAATTGTATGCCAAACATCTCCACATCAAACTAATTGACTGGATGGAAACTGAGGCAGTTCTGGCAGAGGAGCAAGCCGGCTTCAGACAGGGCAGAACAACAATAGACCATTGCTTCGTATTAGCACACCTCATTGACAAATACGTCAACAAAACACGTGGGATTCTATACGCAGCATTTATTGACCTGAAGGCGGCCTTTGACTCGAT
Proteins encoded in this region:
- the PTGDS gene encoding prostaglandin-H2 D-isomerase, with the protein product MRTQFFSFLALTLGCLSQVQAEVAVQPDFQQDQFTGKWYSIALGSNARWFKDKKQVMKMCTTVVVTTEDGDLDVTSTYPKLNECETRKSLFVRTEQPGRFVYTSPRSGNRHDVRVVETNYDEYALLYAKEQNMKKLTMVTLYGRSKELSPELREKFTQLALAEGLGNEDILFLPSTDLCMTDDV